In Paramormyrops kingsleyae isolate MSU_618 chromosome 13, PKINGS_0.4, whole genome shotgun sequence, a single window of DNA contains:
- the LOC111841704 gene encoding uncharacterized protein → MGSASSKHSHPPERDSEIEGEIMRKCNKGVKGKQSPRQIMERVTGLRLKKACRNWNRQTGGRWPKEGTLNIWETECCETLLERRGHGCCNRGMYRPEYYFRWKSVALLRARKPREQLSDKESRVMVSREERGADPTAAVSPPEAGAEKRKKPNSDIWSCLKCPLLHCRHLHLVLLPMFLLLFGELTFSTPRMKVEMREDGLTVTSEALGLFCLSEKDNFAAWWLVDDTIMRDCIPEGQDQPDRLHCTAQFFGKGGGAEWTRDFETAGELRETVVLDYLYVAEDKSAASVRLSAGQEQWYVGGSVPHVSYGKKGSLEWKDLGPWVAECEKRTEWVRVEEGRWMSGDGQVQRYEIDQCVEVQRKGDAIEDKEKGIDPLPDWLGDVPDCLWAKGKNFGRVVSAEPLVAHLKSDSRPHKAQYPLSREAEEGVREVHTDLVKRGAIKEIAYSPVNSPIIPVQKANGTWSFVPDLRGVNAAIHPRAPIVPNPITIMASIPAEAKWFSIIDLANAFFSIPVDPDS, encoded by the coding sequence ATGGGGAGTGCGTCAAGTAAACATTCACACCCTCCTGAAAGGGACTCAGAGATCGAGGGAGAGATAATGAGGAAATGTAATAAAGGGGTTAAGGGGAAACAGTCCCCAAGGCAGATAATGGAACGGGTTACTGGCCTGAGACTAAAGAAGGCTTGCAGAAATTGGAATCGTCAGACTGGGGGTAGATGGCCAAAGGAGGGCACTCTAAACATATGGGAAACAGAATGTTGTGAAACATTGCTGGAAAGGAGAGGACATGGTTGTTGTAACAGGGGAATGTACAGGCCAGAATATTATTTTCGGTGGAAGTCTGTGGCCTTGTTGAGAGCTAGGAAACCTAGGGAACAGCTAAGTGATAAGGAAAGCCGTGTAATGGTTAGCAGAGAGGAAAGGGGGGCCGATCcgactgctgctgtttctccgcCTGAAGCTGGTGCTGAGAAGAGGAAAAAGCCTAATTCAGATATCTGGTCCTGCCTGAAGTGTCCCCTCCTCCACTGCCGTCACCTGCACCTCGTCCTCCTGCCTATGTTCCTCCTCCTTTTTGGAGAGCTGACTTTCTCTACGCCGAGAATGAAGGTGGAAATGAGGGAAGACGGTCTCACAGTGACCTCAGAGGCTTTGGGACTGTTTTGCTTATCAGAGAAAGATAACTTTGCCGCTTGGTGGCTAGTGGATGACACAATCATGAGAGACTGTATCCCTGAAGGACAAGATCAGCCTGACAGATTACATTGCACCGCTCAGTTCTTTGGAAAAGGAGGAGGGGCTGAGTGGACGAGGGATTTTGAGACTGCAGGAGAGCTGAGAGAGACTGTTGTGCTTGATTACCTCTATGTGGCAGAAGACAAGTCTGCTGCGTCTGTCCGTTTGTCAGCTGGCCAGGAACAGTGGTATGTGGGAGGTTCGGTCCCCCATGTATCATATGGGAAAAAGGGGTCGCTAGAATGGAAGGATTTAGGACCCTGGGTCGCTGAGTGTGAGAAAAGGACTGAGTGGGTACGTGTGGAGGAAGGTAGGTGGATGAGTGGAGATGGTCAGGTGCAAAGGTATGAAATAGACCAGTGTGtagaggtacagagaaagggggaTGCAATAGAAGATAAGGAGAAAGGTATTGACCCTCTGCCGGACTGGTTAGGGGATGTACCAGATTGCTTGTGGGCAAAAGGGAAAAATTTTGGTCGAgtggtgtcagctgagccttTGGTGGCCCACCTCAAGTCTGACTCTCGACCTCACAAGGCCCAGTATCCCTTATCTAGAGAAGCagaggagggagtgagagaagtacATACAGATCTGGTGAAAAGGGGGGCTATTAAGGAAATAGCCTATTCTCCAGTTAATTCTCCTATCATACCTGTGCAAAAGGCAAATGGTACTTGGAGTTTTGTACCAGATTTGAGGGGTGTCAATGCAGCCATACACCCCAGAGCTCCTATCGTACCTAATCCAATTACGATTATGGCTTCCATACCAGCGGAGGCTAAATGGTTCTCTATCATTGACTTGGCTAATGCTTTCTTTTCTATCCCAGTAGATCCAGATTCCTAG